One window of the Vigna radiata var. radiata cultivar VC1973A chromosome 1, Vradiata_ver6, whole genome shotgun sequence genome contains the following:
- the LOC106773218 gene encoding remorin has protein sequence MTEQQPQTAESETAAPAAPSQPPAEPEAVPEAPKDVAVEKSVIPVPSSDDKPDESKALVLVEKTQEVAEEKPSEGSVNRDAVLARVATEKRLSLIKAWEESEKSKAENKAHKNLSAISAWENSKKASVEADLKKKEEELEKKKAEYAEKIKNKIAEIHKEAEEKRAIIEAKKGEELLKAEETAAKYRATGTAPKKLLGCF, from the exons ATGACAGAACAGCAACCTCAAACAGCAGAGTCAGAGACAGCAGCACCAGCTGCTCCTTCACAGCCTCCAGCTGAGCCTGAAGCTGTTCCTGAGGCTCCAAAGGATGTGGCTGTGGAGAAATCTGTGATTCCAGTGCCCTCTTCTGATGACAAGCCTGATGAGTCCAAGGCTCTTGTCCTGGTTGAGA AGACTCAAGAAGTTGCTGAAGAGAAACCAAGTGAGGGCTCTGTAAACAGAG ATGCGGTGCTTGCAAGAGTTGCAACTGAGAAGAGGTTATCACTAATCAAGGCATGGGAGGAAAGTGAAAAATCAAAAGCTGAAAACAA GGCACATAAAAATCTTTCAGCCATTTCGGCATGGGAAAACAGCAAGAAAGCTTCAGTGGAGGCAGatctaaagaaaaaagaa GAAGAATTGGAGAAGAAAAAAGCAGAATATGCagaaaagataaagaacaaAATAGCTGAAATTCACAAGGAAGCTGAAGAGAAAAGAGCAATAATTGAGgcaaagaaaggagaagaaCTTCTGAAGGCAGAGGAGACAGCTGCAAAGTATAGAGCAACTGGAACAGCTCCAAAGAAACTCCTAGGCTGTTTCTAA